One genomic segment of Amycolatopsis sp. WQ 127309 includes these proteins:
- a CDS encoding GH92 family glycosyl hydrolase, with product MWSQSRRLAAAVAAGVVVVGLAPAVAHAAPAAADPVSLVNPFVGTQNFGNTFPGASAPFGMVQVSPDTGGQGGYDYLQNAIYGFSQTHLSGVGCGVMGELPIMPTTGAVDNVDKDAYKSAYSHDDEHAEPGYYRVGLQKYGVNAELTATARTGWQRYTFPSTGQANVLFNTGQANQSVKDSEIHVVGDRTLEGRVRAGGFCAGHDEHTVYFTATFDRPFSSYGTWRGSTRTPASRDAAGTGGNGAWASFDATTDHDVVLKVGLSYTGLDGARKNLAAETKDFDFDATKTALHQQWADRLGAIKIGGGTTDRQTAFYTALYHSQLHPNLAGDTDGTYTGFDAKVHTAAGYTPYQNFSLWDTYRPQNQLLEMLEPQVARDVALSVVAIGRDGGWLPRWALAESETNIMTGDPVTPFLVEAWSKGLLAGHEEEAYALLKKNATSTPPADSPYNGRSGVDYYNDRGYIPSGLTLGTDCAAKGGDNDCEHPASATMEYSAADAALALMAKGLNHQADARMFADRGQWYKNLWDSSTQAFRPRTTEGTFLTPYNPVDADHQFHEGGAYQYQWLVPQDPAGLVSLMGGKPATEKRLDSFFVYNKLLTDPAGTARNDWIASPYDYYGKPTYNPNNEPDLLAPYMYNWVGAPAKTATVVRAAMTLFTTGPDGMTGNDDLGTMSAWYVFSSLGLYPTMSGANFLAVSSPQFESATVRIGQYGRSQGGTLTVNAPGASDTNRYVQSVSLNGRDVRQTSLDWPALAHGGTLNHKLGSKPSSWGTSAGAQPPSVNNAVGDLRRHVDASLRQTSVVIPAGAAQQVHLDLDVVAQNPLLQPVTVTATAPAGWKTKVQPIQVIWSGRLPTSKTVPITVTVPAGTAAGTYPVQVKAAGLGANTVTRSVSIEVRTPSACASAGTQCAVDLGRDYNHDGTATVAASAEGNFDGGGWSYDAALLPAAGPVTWDGVAYAAPDASGTAANFVEARGQSLLLPAGAHAALRLVGSSHNGPVTTTLTAHYTDGTSADLAATFGDWAGSGSPVVLDMPHRIKAGSGVDGPAVRLFGISAALDGGKTLQSVSLPNDPRVEIYALTLV from the coding sequence ATGTGGTCGCAGAGCAGACGGTTGGCCGCCGCGGTGGCCGCGGGGGTGGTGGTCGTCGGCCTGGCCCCCGCCGTGGCGCACGCCGCGCCGGCGGCCGCCGATCCGGTGTCGCTGGTGAACCCGTTCGTCGGCACGCAGAACTTCGGCAACACCTTCCCCGGCGCGAGCGCGCCGTTCGGCATGGTGCAGGTCAGCCCGGACACCGGCGGGCAGGGTGGTTACGACTACCTGCAGAACGCGATCTACGGCTTCAGCCAGACGCACCTGTCCGGCGTGGGCTGCGGCGTCATGGGCGAGCTGCCGATCATGCCGACCACCGGCGCCGTCGACAACGTTGACAAAGACGCCTACAAGTCTGCCTACAGCCACGACGACGAGCACGCCGAGCCCGGCTACTACCGCGTCGGCCTGCAGAAGTACGGCGTGAACGCGGAGCTGACGGCGACCGCGCGCACCGGCTGGCAGCGCTACACCTTCCCCTCGACCGGCCAGGCGAACGTCCTGTTCAACACCGGCCAGGCCAACCAGTCCGTCAAGGACTCCGAGATCCACGTCGTCGGCGACCGGACGCTCGAGGGCCGCGTGCGCGCCGGCGGGTTCTGCGCCGGGCACGACGAGCACACCGTCTACTTCACCGCCACCTTCGACCGGCCGTTCAGCTCCTACGGCACCTGGCGCGGCTCGACGCGCACGCCCGCGAGCCGCGACGCCGCGGGCACCGGCGGCAACGGCGCCTGGGCGAGCTTCGACGCCACCACCGACCACGACGTCGTCCTCAAGGTCGGGCTGTCCTACACCGGGCTCGACGGCGCGCGGAAGAACCTGGCGGCCGAGACCAAGGACTTCGACTTCGACGCCACCAAGACGGCGCTGCACCAGCAGTGGGCCGACCGGCTCGGCGCGATCAAGATCGGCGGCGGCACGACCGACCGGCAGACGGCGTTCTACACCGCGCTCTACCACTCGCAGCTGCACCCGAACCTCGCCGGCGACACCGACGGCACGTACACCGGCTTCGACGCCAAGGTGCACACGGCCGCCGGTTACACGCCGTACCAGAACTTCTCCCTCTGGGACACCTACCGGCCCCAGAACCAGCTGCTCGAAATGCTCGAACCGCAGGTCGCGCGGGACGTCGCGCTGTCGGTCGTCGCCATCGGCCGGGACGGCGGCTGGCTGCCGCGCTGGGCGCTGGCGGAGAGCGAAACGAACATCATGACCGGCGACCCGGTGACGCCGTTCCTCGTCGAGGCGTGGTCGAAGGGCCTGCTCGCCGGGCACGAAGAAGAGGCGTACGCGCTGCTCAAGAAGAACGCGACGAGCACGCCGCCCGCCGATTCGCCGTACAACGGGCGTTCCGGCGTCGACTACTACAACGACCGCGGCTACATCCCGAGCGGGCTGACGCTCGGCACGGACTGCGCGGCCAAGGGCGGCGACAACGACTGCGAGCACCCGGCGTCGGCGACCATGGAGTACTCGGCGGCCGACGCGGCACTCGCGTTGATGGCGAAGGGACTGAACCACCAGGCCGACGCGCGGATGTTCGCCGACCGCGGCCAGTGGTACAAGAACCTCTGGGACTCCTCGACGCAGGCGTTCCGCCCGCGCACCACCGAGGGCACGTTCCTCACGCCGTACAACCCGGTCGACGCCGACCACCAGTTCCACGAGGGCGGCGCCTACCAGTACCAGTGGCTCGTGCCGCAGGACCCGGCCGGGCTCGTCTCGCTGATGGGTGGCAAGCCCGCGACGGAGAAGCGGCTCGACTCGTTCTTCGTCTACAACAAGCTGCTCACCGACCCGGCGGGGACCGCGCGCAACGACTGGATCGCCAGCCCGTACGACTACTACGGCAAGCCGACGTACAACCCGAACAACGAGCCCGACCTGCTCGCGCCGTACATGTACAACTGGGTCGGCGCGCCGGCGAAGACCGCGACCGTCGTCCGCGCGGCGATGACGCTGTTCACCACCGGCCCGGACGGCATGACCGGCAACGACGACCTCGGCACCATGTCCGCGTGGTACGTCTTCTCCTCGCTCGGGCTGTACCCGACGATGAGCGGCGCGAACTTCCTCGCCGTGTCGAGCCCGCAGTTCGAGTCGGCGACCGTCCGGATCGGCCAGTACGGGCGGTCGCAGGGCGGCACGCTCACGGTGAACGCGCCGGGTGCGAGCGACACCAACCGGTACGTCCAGAGCGTGTCGCTCAACGGCCGCGACGTCCGGCAGACGTCGCTGGACTGGCCGGCCCTGGCCCACGGCGGCACGCTGAACCACAAGCTCGGGTCGAAGCCGTCTTCGTGGGGGACTTCGGCCGGCGCCCAGCCGCCGTCGGTGAACAACGCCGTCGGTGACCTGCGGCGGCACGTCGACGCGTCGCTGCGGCAGACGTCCGTGGTGATCCCGGCCGGCGCGGCGCAGCAGGTGCACCTCGACCTGGACGTCGTCGCGCAGAACCCGCTGCTGCAGCCGGTGACCGTGACGGCGACCGCGCCGGCCGGGTGGAAGACGAAGGTCCAGCCGATCCAGGTGATCTGGTCCGGACGGCTCCCGACGTCGAAGACGGTGCCGATCACGGTGACGGTGCCCGCGGGCACCGCCGCCGGGACGTACCCGGTGCAGGTCAAGGCGGCCGGGCTGGGCGCGAACACGGTGACTCGCTCGGTGTCGATCGAGGTCCGGACGCCGTCGGCGTGCGCTTCCGCCGGGACGCAGTGCGCGGTCGACCTCGGCCGCGACTACAACCACGACGGCACGGCGACGGTCGCGGCGTCTGCCGAGGGCAACTTCGACGGCGGCGGCTGGAGCTACGACGCCGCCCTGCTGCCGGCGGCCGGCCCGGTGACCTGGGACGGCGTCGCGTACGCGGCGCCGGACGCATCGGGGACCGCGGCGAACTTCGTCGAGGCGCGGGGCCAGTCGCTGCTGCTCCCGGCCGGTGCGCACGCGGCGCTGCGGCTGGTCGGGTCGTCGCACAACGGCCCGGTGACGACCACGCTGACCGCGCACTACACGGACGGCACGAGCGCCGACCTCGCCGCGACGTTCGGCGACTGGGCGGGATCGGGCAGCCCGGTGGTGCTGGACATGCCGCACCGGATCAAGGCGGGCAGCGGCGTCGACGGCCCGGCGGTACGGCTGTTCGGCATCTCGGCCGCACTGGACGGCGGGAAGACCCTGCAGTCGGTGAGCCTGCCGAACGACCCGCGGGTGGAGATCTACGCGCTCACCCTGGTGTGA
- a CDS encoding SLATT domain-containing protein, producing MWPRRRTSSPTELTSERGYLELVGRQPDQPLRDALLGFRDLVSADIEWIDSRKKRFKRPASQVRVATLALTGLSTIVLGIPEIPARASIALPLVAMVTLLGGLETFFTWRSRWLLMEETQYRMNHLRDHMDYYLVTTPTADLRRDRLDGFYAEQQDLWAEVSRRWVEFRKHDRAPQPEVRPS from the coding sequence ATGTGGCCCAGACGCCGGACCTCGTCGCCGACCGAACTCACGTCCGAGCGGGGTTATCTGGAGCTGGTCGGGCGGCAGCCCGACCAGCCGCTCCGCGATGCCTTGCTCGGTTTCCGCGATCTCGTGTCCGCGGACATCGAGTGGATCGACTCGCGCAAGAAGCGGTTCAAGCGGCCCGCGTCGCAGGTCCGAGTCGCCACACTGGCGCTCACCGGCCTGTCCACGATCGTGCTCGGCATCCCGGAGATCCCGGCGCGGGCGTCGATCGCCCTGCCGCTGGTCGCGATGGTCACGCTGCTGGGTGGGCTGGAAACTTTCTTCACCTGGCGTTCGCGCTGGTTGCTCATGGAGGAGACGCAGTACCGGATGAACCACCTGCGTGACCACATGGACTACTACCTGGTCACCACACCGACCGCGGACCTCCGGCGAGACCGGCTCGATGGCTTCTACGCCGAACAGCAGGATCTGTGGGCCGAGGTGAGCCGCCGGTGGGTGGAGTTCCGGAAGCACGACCGGGCGCCGCAGCCGGAGGTCCGGCCGTCCTGA
- a CDS encoding glycosyltransferase gives MVFILPAAPPGSDSYNKRMCQNLPAVGQPVLELPIVGDWPEPDATARRRLARSLMALPDRTVVLLDGMIAAGVPEIVVPHARRLRLAVLVHQALADEPGLDPARRAELDACERETLRMAGMVVATSPWLARLLIDRHDLDPSRVYVAKPGTDAAPLAAGADGVSRLLCVGDVTRRNGQDVLVEALGEVDHLALSCVCVGSLEVSRGYVDELGWSIERLGLGGRITLSGDAVDLGAAYNAADLLVIPSRGGASGMFVAQALARGIPVLATEVGGVYDALGVDADGEMPGLLVPPNDPFALADALHRWYADPELRRSLRTAALGRGSALEEWDVAARRLTQVLSRLASEPRIVA, from the coding sequence ATGGTCTTCATCCTCCCGGCCGCGCCGCCGGGCAGCGACAGCTACAACAAGCGCATGTGCCAGAACCTGCCCGCCGTCGGGCAGCCGGTGCTGGAGCTGCCGATCGTGGGCGACTGGCCGGAGCCGGACGCGACGGCCCGCAGACGGCTCGCGCGGTCGCTGATGGCGCTGCCCGACCGCACGGTGGTGCTGCTCGACGGCATGATCGCGGCCGGCGTCCCCGAGATCGTCGTCCCGCACGCCAGACGGCTGCGGCTGGCCGTGCTGGTCCACCAGGCCCTGGCCGACGAGCCCGGCCTCGACCCGGCGCGCCGCGCGGAGCTGGACGCGTGCGAGCGCGAGACGCTGCGGATGGCGGGCATGGTCGTCGCGACCAGCCCGTGGCTGGCCCGGCTGCTGATCGACCGCCACGACCTGGACCCGAGCCGCGTCTACGTGGCGAAGCCGGGCACGGACGCGGCCCCGCTGGCCGCCGGCGCGGACGGCGTGTCCCGCCTGCTGTGCGTCGGCGACGTCACCCGCCGCAACGGCCAGGACGTGCTGGTCGAGGCCCTGGGCGAGGTCGACCACCTCGCGCTGTCGTGCGTCTGCGTCGGCTCGCTCGAGGTGTCCCGGGGTTACGTCGACGAGCTGGGCTGGTCGATCGAACGCCTCGGGCTGGGCGGCCGGATCACGCTGTCCGGCGACGCGGTGGACCTGGGCGCGGCCTACAACGCGGCGGACCTGCTGGTCATCCCGTCACGCGGAGGTGCGTCGGGCATGTTCGTGGCGCAGGCCCTGGCCCGCGGCATCCCGGTCCTGGCGACCGAGGTGGGCGGGGTGTACGACGCCCTGGGCGTCGACGCGGACGGCGAGATGCCGGGCCTGCTGGTCCCGCCGAACGACCCCTTCGCCCTGGCGGACGCCCTGCACCGCTGGTACGCGGACCCGGAGCTACGCAGATCCCTGCGCACGGCAGCGCTGGGCCGGGGAAGCGCACTGGAGGAATGGGACGTCGCGGCCCGTCGGCTGACGCAGGTGCTGTCGAGGTTGGCGTCGGAGCCACGCATCGTCGCCTGA
- a CDS encoding serine/threonine-protein kinase, which yields MLVESRRIRDRYRLIEPIGGGAMGTVWRAQDERLDRTVAIKELLLPHDHDEDRTEEAKNRAMREARIAARLQHSHAITVFAVLEEEDRPWLVMEYLPSKSFAVLIQEEPVPVDDAIRVGAQISSALAGAHRVGIVHRDVKPANILVSDDGTAKITDFGISRAIGDVKLTATGEIAGTPAYLAPEIARGEDASFAADVFSLGATLYAAVEGSTPYGTSDNPIALLYKASSGEIEPPVKAERLTPLLLRMLAPEPDERPSMDEVERELRALLTDDEPGEAVLAATIPEAPAAMPASAVIPPPPGEVAAVSPGARKGMIAVGAGAALLCVAVVVAILLVVRQKPPQDNAAPPASPAPSTSASAPTSASPSPTPPSTSAPSTSAPPTSPTISTVASAKNAADALNSYYQLLPGNPAEAWKLLTAHFKASRGQTYETYTRFWGRFKSVNASGVKEVGPNRVTAHVVYDGGQAENDTFTMVQENGVWMIDGQV from the coding sequence ATGCTCGTGGAAAGTCGCCGGATCCGCGATCGGTACCGGCTGATCGAGCCGATCGGCGGCGGCGCGATGGGCACGGTGTGGCGCGCGCAGGACGAGCGGCTCGACCGCACGGTGGCGATCAAGGAACTCCTGCTGCCGCACGACCACGACGAGGACCGCACCGAAGAAGCGAAGAACCGCGCGATGCGCGAGGCGCGGATCGCGGCCCGGTTGCAGCATTCCCACGCGATCACGGTGTTCGCCGTCCTCGAGGAAGAGGACCGGCCGTGGCTGGTGATGGAGTACCTGCCGTCGAAGAGCTTCGCCGTCCTGATCCAGGAGGAACCGGTTCCGGTCGACGACGCCATCCGCGTCGGCGCCCAGATCAGCTCCGCGCTGGCGGGCGCGCACCGCGTCGGGATCGTCCACCGCGACGTCAAGCCGGCCAACATCCTGGTCTCCGACGACGGCACGGCGAAGATCACCGACTTCGGCATCTCCCGCGCGATCGGTGACGTCAAGCTCACCGCCACCGGCGAGATCGCCGGAACGCCCGCGTACCTCGCGCCCGAGATCGCCCGCGGCGAGGACGCGAGCTTCGCCGCCGACGTCTTCTCCCTCGGCGCCACGCTGTACGCCGCCGTCGAGGGCTCGACGCCGTACGGCACCTCGGACAACCCGATCGCCTTGCTCTACAAGGCGTCGAGCGGGGAGATCGAGCCGCCGGTCAAGGCCGAGCGGCTGACCCCGCTGCTGCTGCGGATGCTCGCCCCCGAACCCGACGAGCGGCCGTCGATGGACGAGGTCGAGCGGGAGCTGCGGGCGCTGCTGACGGACGACGAGCCGGGGGAGGCCGTGCTCGCGGCGACGATCCCGGAGGCGCCGGCCGCCATGCCGGCCTCGGCCGTCATCCCGCCCCCGCCGGGTGAGGTCGCCGCGGTGTCGCCGGGCGCGCGCAAGGGCATGATCGCCGTCGGTGCGGGCGCGGCGCTGCTGTGCGTCGCGGTCGTCGTGGCGATCCTGCTGGTCGTGCGCCAGAAGCCGCCGCAGGACAACGCCGCCCCACCGGCCTCGCCGGCGCCGTCCACGTCGGCTTCGGCCCCCACCTCGGCCTCGCCGTCCCCGACACCCCCGTCCACGTCGGCGCCGTCGACCTCGGCGCCGCCGACGTCACCGACGATTTCGACGGTGGCGTCCGCGAAGAACGCCGCCGACGCGCTCAACTCCTACTACCAGTTGCTCCCGGGCAACCCGGCGGAGGCGTGGAAGCTCCTGACCGCCCACTTCAAGGCGTCGCGCGGCCAGACGTACGAGACCTACACGCGCTTCTGGGGCCGGTTCAAGTCGGTGAACGCCAGCGGCGTGAAGGAGGTCGGGCCCAACCGGGTCACCGCGCACGTCGTCTACGACGGCGGCCAGGCTGAGAACGACACCTTCACCATGGTCCAGGAGAACGGCGTCTGGATGATCGACGGACAGGTCTGA
- a CDS encoding inositol monophosphatase family protein, with protein sequence MSEHAALLDVAREAVAKATAIIRSRPSFSVSAKGDRDLVTDVDTAVEDALREFLAAETPEIGVLGEERGHSGDGGDRWWALDPIDGTANFARGIPLCGISLALVDGTQSTVAAITLPYLGVTYTAAEGEGAFANGERVRASAATEMSDAMIAVGDFAIGELADEKNRARLLLLSDLGARAQKIRMYGSAAIDLAWVADGKLDAALILANKPWDTMAGVLLVREAGGAVVDRDGSEHSVDSTATIAVGAGLRKEIVDALDRAHGVVR encoded by the coding sequence ATGAGCGAGCATGCCGCACTGCTGGACGTCGCGCGCGAAGCCGTGGCGAAAGCGACCGCGATCATCCGGTCGCGCCCGAGTTTTTCCGTTTCCGCGAAAGGTGATCGCGACCTGGTGACCGACGTCGACACCGCGGTCGAGGACGCGCTGCGCGAGTTCCTCGCCGCCGAGACGCCGGAGATCGGCGTCCTCGGCGAGGAGCGCGGGCACAGCGGCGACGGCGGTGATCGCTGGTGGGCGCTCGACCCGATCGACGGGACCGCGAACTTCGCCCGCGGGATTCCACTGTGCGGGATTTCCCTGGCGCTGGTGGACGGCACGCAGAGCACGGTCGCGGCGATCACGCTGCCCTATCTGGGCGTCACCTACACGGCCGCGGAAGGTGAAGGTGCGTTCGCGAACGGGGAGCGCGTCCGCGCGTCCGCCGCGACCGAGATGTCGGACGCGATGATCGCCGTGGGTGACTTCGCGATCGGTGAACTCGCGGACGAGAAGAACCGCGCCCGGCTGTTGCTCCTTTCGGACCTCGGCGCGCGGGCGCAGAAGATCAGGATGTACGGCAGCGCGGCGATCGACCTGGCGTGGGTGGCGGACGGAAAGCTCGACGCAGCACTGATTCTGGCCAACAAACCGTGGGACACGATGGCCGGCGTGCTGCTGGTGCGCGAGGCCGGCGGCGCCGTCGTCGACCGCGACGGCAGCGAGCATTCGGTCGATTCCACGGCCACGATCGCCGTCGGTGCCGGGCTGCGCAAGGAGATCGTGGACGCGCTTGATCGTGCCCATGGGGTTGTTCGTTAA
- a CDS encoding creatininase family protein, protein MTDLFPLATTADEQRRRAAVAVLPVGSFEQHGAHLPLVTDTVIAATLAKAVADAYPVLHLPPLPISCSHEHAAWPGTVSVSARTLHAVVTDVADSLEASGVDRLVLVNGHGGNYVLSNVVQESKGSMALFPGVADWQAAHTAAGLRTSLDDDMHAGELETSILLHAHPHLVRPGYETADHVTDREHLLTLGLRAYTESGVVGRPSLATAAKGHVVLDTLVQRFAAVLEVLSA, encoded by the coding sequence ATGACCGACCTGTTCCCGCTCGCGACCACGGCCGACGAGCAGCGGCGGCGGGCGGCGGTCGCGGTGCTGCCGGTCGGCAGCTTCGAGCAGCACGGCGCGCACCTGCCGCTGGTGACGGACACCGTCATCGCCGCGACGCTGGCCAAGGCCGTCGCCGACGCCTACCCCGTGCTGCACCTGCCGCCGCTCCCGATCTCCTGCTCGCACGAGCACGCCGCGTGGCCCGGCACGGTCAGCGTCTCGGCGCGCACGCTGCACGCCGTCGTCACCGACGTCGCGGACTCGCTCGAAGCGTCCGGCGTGGACCGGCTCGTGCTGGTCAACGGGCACGGCGGCAACTACGTACTGTCCAATGTGGTCCAGGAGTCGAAAGGGTCGATGGCGCTGTTCCCCGGCGTCGCGGACTGGCAGGCCGCGCACACCGCGGCCGGCCTGCGGACGTCGCTGGACGACGACATGCACGCGGGCGAGCTGGAGACGTCGATCCTGCTGCACGCGCACCCGCACCTGGTCCGGCCCGGCTACGAGACGGCCGACCACGTCACCGACCGCGAACACCTGCTGACGCTGGGCCTGCGGGCGTACACGGAGTCGGGCGTCGTCGGCCGGCCGTCGCTGGCGACCGCGGCGAAGGGGCACGTCGTGCTGGACACGCTGGTCCAGCGCTTCGCCGCGGTGCTGGAGGTGTTAAGCGCCTGA
- the ribA gene encoding GTP cyclohydrolase II — MTASEAVENLPHRAVVERVVDTRLPTRHGTFRAVGYLDRTGTEQVALVHGEITELGTLTRVHSECLTGDVFASTHCECGDQLAAALDRIVEEGAGVLIYVQGHEGRGIGLLAKLKAMRLQDEGLDTVDANVALGLPIDARDYHSAAGILQDLGVRSVRLLSNNPEKANQLTRYGIRISELVPLLVPPNPESLRYLRTKAERMDHLLPHLSGA; from the coding sequence ATGACCGCAAGCGAAGCCGTCGAAAACCTGCCGCACCGGGCCGTGGTCGAGCGGGTGGTCGACACCCGGCTGCCGACGCGGCACGGGACCTTCCGCGCGGTCGGCTACCTCGACCGGACCGGCACCGAGCAGGTCGCGCTGGTCCACGGCGAGATCACCGAGCTCGGGACGCTCACCCGCGTCCACAGCGAGTGCCTGACCGGGGACGTCTTCGCCTCGACGCACTGCGAATGCGGCGACCAGCTGGCGGCGGCCCTGGACCGGATCGTCGAAGAGGGCGCCGGCGTGCTGATCTACGTCCAGGGCCACGAGGGCCGCGGGATCGGCCTGCTGGCCAAGCTCAAGGCGATGCGCCTGCAGGACGAAGGCCTCGACACGGTCGACGCGAACGTGGCCCTCGGCCTGCCGATCGACGCCCGCGACTACCACTCGGCGGCGGGCATCCTGCAGGACCTCGGTGTCCGCTCGGTGCGGCTGCTGTCGAACAACCCGGAAAAGGCCAACCAGCTCACCCGCTACGGAATCCGCATCAGCGAGCTGGTTCCACTGCTGGTTCCGCCGAATCCGGAGAGCCTCCGCTACCTCCGGACGAAGGCCGAGCGGATGGACCACCTGCTCCCGCACCTGTCAGGCGCTTAA
- a CDS encoding lysylphosphatidylglycerol synthase transmembrane domain-containing protein: MKRALAWLRILGAVGILAVLVWQLGSGAFLDGLGRIDTVGVVAALGIGFATTLFSAGRWQIVATRLGLRLSLRTAVGDYYRALFLNGVLPAGVLGDVHRAVQHGRESGDVPRGVRAVVLERTAGQVVLIGSAVTVVLAWPGVVPGAFRQVVTLCGVVVVLLAVAAAVIGRTLGGRWIHSPSKVRRGFAATLADVRLGLLTRETWPAVGFLSVATLAGHLALFVVAARVAGVDAPVGQLLPLMILALLAMGLPLNVGGFGPREGVCALLFGAAGLGAAQGVTVAVVYGVLSLVASLPGAGVLLVRSIAGFRLARAPHAGTVPAPRTAADVPVESEMGLKS, from the coding sequence GTGAAGCGCGCGCTGGCCTGGCTGCGCATCCTCGGCGCCGTCGGCATCCTCGCCGTGCTCGTCTGGCAGCTCGGCAGCGGTGCCTTCCTCGACGGCCTCGGCCGGATCGACACCGTCGGCGTGGTGGCCGCGCTCGGCATCGGCTTCGCGACGACGCTGTTCAGCGCGGGCCGCTGGCAGATCGTCGCCACCCGGCTCGGCCTGCGGCTTTCGCTGCGGACCGCGGTCGGCGACTACTACCGCGCGCTGTTCCTCAACGGCGTGCTGCCCGCGGGCGTCCTCGGCGACGTCCACCGCGCGGTCCAGCACGGCCGCGAGTCCGGCGACGTGCCGCGCGGCGTGCGCGCCGTCGTCCTCGAACGCACCGCCGGGCAGGTCGTCCTGATCGGCTCCGCCGTCACCGTCGTGCTGGCCTGGCCGGGGGTCGTGCCGGGCGCGTTCCGCCAGGTCGTGACGCTCTGCGGGGTCGTCGTGGTGCTGCTCGCGGTCGCCGCCGCGGTGATCGGCCGGACGCTCGGCGGCCGCTGGATCCACAGCCCGTCGAAGGTGCGCCGCGGCTTCGCCGCCACGCTCGCCGACGTCCGCCTGGGCCTGCTGACCCGCGAGACGTGGCCCGCCGTCGGCTTCCTGTCGGTCGCGACGCTGGCCGGGCACCTGGCCCTGTTCGTCGTCGCCGCCCGCGTCGCCGGGGTGGATGCGCCGGTCGGGCAGCTGCTGCCCCTGATGATCCTCGCGCTGCTCGCGATGGGTCTCCCGCTCAACGTCGGTGGCTTCGGCCCGCGCGAAGGCGTCTGCGCCCTGCTCTTCGGCGCGGCCGGCCTCGGCGCCGCCCAAGGTGTCACCGTCGCCGTCGTCTACGGCGTGCTCTCGCTGGTCGCGAGCCTGCCCGGCGCCGGTGTCCTGCTCGTCCGGAGCATCGCCGGGTTCCGCCTGGCCCGCGCTCCGCACGCCGGAACCGTCCCCGCCCCGCGCACGGCGGCCGACGTTCCTGTCGAATCGGAGATGGGATTGAAGTCATGA
- a CDS encoding class I SAM-dependent methyltransferase produces the protein MSTYSPEWLSLREPADAAARAPQLLEPLRDYLPEDEDVVIRDLGCGTGSLGRWLAARLPGTQHWILHDRDTALLAHAQAGLPRTALDGSPVDVVTEQRDVTALRAPDLAGTSLVTASALLDLLTKDEVTALAGAIVGAGCAALLMLSVDGRVELSPADPLDDEIAAAFNAHQRRITAGRRLLGPAALDVAATAFGRLGATVVRAASAWRLGPGQAELQAEWLRGWVGAAVEQVPDLLPAADVYLQRRLEMAQAGELHAVIHHGDLLVLPPSLEVAA, from the coding sequence ATGAGTACCTATTCGCCCGAGTGGCTGAGCCTGCGGGAGCCCGCTGACGCGGCGGCCCGCGCACCCCAGCTGCTCGAACCGCTGCGGGACTACCTGCCGGAAGACGAAGACGTCGTCATCCGCGACCTCGGCTGCGGCACCGGCTCGCTCGGCCGCTGGCTGGCCGCGCGCCTGCCCGGCACCCAGCACTGGATCCTGCACGACCGCGACACCGCCCTGCTCGCCCACGCCCAGGCGGGCCTGCCGCGGACCGCGCTCGACGGCAGCCCCGTCGACGTCGTCACCGAGCAGCGCGACGTCACGGCGTTGCGCGCGCCGGACCTCGCCGGGACGTCGCTGGTCACCGCGTCCGCGCTGCTCGACCTGCTGACCAAGGACGAGGTCACGGCGCTGGCCGGCGCGATCGTCGGGGCCGGCTGCGCGGCGCTGCTGATGCTCTCGGTGGACGGCCGCGTCGAGCTGTCGCCCGCCGACCCGCTCGACGACGAGATCGCCGCCGCGTTCAACGCCCACCAGCGCCGGATCACCGCCGGCCGCCGCCTGCTCGGCCCGGCCGCGCTGGACGTCGCCGCGACCGCGTTCGGCCGGCTCGGCGCGACCGTGGTCCGCGCGGCCAGCGCCTGGCGCCTCGGCCCCGGCCAGGCCGAACTGCAGGCCGAGTGGCTGCGCGGCTGGGTCGGCGCCGCTGTCGAACAGGTCCCGGACCTGCTCCCGGCCGCCGACGTCTACCTGCAGCGCCGGCTGGAGATGGCGCAGGCCGGCGAGCTGCACGCGGTGATCCACCACGGCGACCTGCTGGTCCTGCCGCCGAGCCTGGAGGTGGCGGCGTGA